The Amblyomma americanum isolate KBUSLIRL-KWMA chromosome 5, ASM5285725v1, whole genome shotgun sequence genome window below encodes:
- the LOC144134502 gene encoding uncharacterized protein LOC144134502: MTTSCHGGSMEAAGPGVVQGPAEDIEASDVNRKGFGVDPCLVSRAVSLPESDNHGPDGADTRQEVPLLEAEHPRGVAPQEQRPPTAESGRNEHKRRSISAWLWEVFTDANIAFGMAFVLLPLMGLMCVLSMPNPRGPLAPLTHLNVPVMAALTALDDSTSDAVAYLTTLYMRLVDLGAPYGVFLHIKLLFRVLLVISNRRHAALIASGVAMIWDRYVTAAALDVLVGYSSKCHVCLPRTLPDLHGSKVCARLAWYRNPSGRSTEDILRDCAHVYETLTDGRGEWIQMSLTSGPYVQNFWRHDSRVVCVWVCALGVQMVVIVALIKMAVDDLVAVLRFYILYMFEKRRRAASRIQAFDRAARKCLWSTRYHLLDAAFWWLCRLLIGNRGARPAIWPPR; encoded by the exons ATGACCACTTCGTGTCACGGAGGGTCCATGGAGGCTGCCGGACCCGGGGTGGTACAGGGTCCAGCTGAGGACATTGAAGCCTCCGATGTAAACAGGAAAGGCTTTGGTGTGGACCCCTGCCTTGTCTCGAGGGCAGTGTCGCTTCCGGAATCCGACAACCATGGACCCGATGGTGCTGACACCAGGCAGGAGGTGCCGTTACTGGAGGCGGAGCATCCCCGTGGTGTGGCCCCTCAAGAGCAAAGACCTCCCACCGCCGAAAGCGGCCGAAACGAGCATAAAAGGCGAAGCATTTCTGCTTGGCTTTGGGAAGTCTTTACAGATGCCAACATCGCATTCGGCATGGCTTTCGTG CTCCTGCCGCTCATGGGGCTCATGTGCGTGCTCTCGATGCCCAACCCACGGGGCCCACTGGCTCCGTTGACTCACCTGAATGTCCCGGTTATGGCCGCGTTGACCGCACTGGACGACTCCACCTCCGACGCCGTTGCGTACCTCACGACGTTGTACATGCGGCTGGTGGACCTCGGCGCGCCCTACGGCGTCTTTCTCCACATTAAGCTGCTCTTCAGGGTGCTGCTGGTCATATCGAACAGGCGTCATGCTGCCCTGATAGCATCGGGCGTGGCG ATGATCTGGGATCGCTACGTTACGGCGGCGGCGCTGGATGTCCTGGTGGGGTACAGCAGCAAATGCCACGTATGCCTGCCCCGCACGCTGCCAGACCTGCACGGTTCAAAGGTGTGCGCGCGTCTGGCGTGGTACCGGAACCCATCGGGCCGCTCCACAGAAGACATCCTCCGGGATTGCGCACACGTCTACGAGACGCTGACCGACGGCCGTGGCGAGTGGATTCAG ATGAGCCTGACGAGCGGACCTTACGTGCAGAACTTCTGGCGTCACGACTCCCGCGTGGTCtgcgtgtgggtgtgcgcgcTCGGCGTCCAGATGGTGGTGATTGTCGCCTTGATCAAGATGGCCGTGGATGACTTGGTCGCTGTGTTGCGCTTCTACATCCTATACATGTTTGAGAAGCGCAGAAGAGCAGCCAGCCGAATCCAAGCGTTTGACAGAGCAGCCAGGAAATGCTTGTGGAGCACTCGCTATCACTTG CTGGATGCAGCCTTCTGGTGGCTATGTCGACTGTTGATCGGGAACCGAGGAGCAAGACCAGCCATCTGGCCTCCACGATAG